The proteins below are encoded in one region of Candidatus Omnitrophota bacterium:
- a CDS encoding glycosyltransferase family 39 protein yields MLSALNRDNKILILVITVSLGIKLALLGYGIANVPSFISMPDTPTYLEPGVNLVETGTFATFEKYGWVKYEVRRTPGYPLFLGFLNQTLKIPFNGIVVVQILLTTFAGYIVYKAAYELDTKIALLSAFIFLFDLPVTISSLMLLSESLYAVFMAIFIYFFLKFLKGQKIHLLAVSAVILAAATYIRPISYYLGICIAIGVILAFFRGAPKRALWYGFIFLFIFYALVGAWNCRNYFKVGRADFTTIDNIDLRDMGLLHRYTRQSEAVRSETGPLLFYIKNTTKSFTNFMTRPGTLKYLRNIPLKVASKIFGYPWIIALIIGLFFARYNNLPKVFLLLTIIYFIVVSVVGVGLCNGSRFRVPIMPLISILAASGWIAIYSKIKKWGQR; encoded by the coding sequence ATGCTTTCAGCGCTTAATAGGGATAATAAGATCTTAATATTGGTAATAACAGTATCCTTAGGCATAAAGCTAGCCTTATTAGGCTATGGCATAGCTAATGTCCCGTCTTTTATATCAATGCCGGATACCCCTACCTATCTCGAACCCGGAGTAAATTTGGTTGAAACAGGGACTTTTGCCACCTTCGAAAAATACGGGTGGGTAAAATATGAGGTGAGAAGGACACCGGGCTACCCTCTTTTTCTAGGATTTTTAAACCAAACGCTAAAAATACCGTTCAATGGTATAGTAGTCGTCCAGATCCTCCTTACTACTTTCGCCGGATACATAGTCTATAAAGCGGCTTATGAGCTGGATACTAAGATCGCGCTTCTTTCCGCATTCATATTCCTTTTTGACCTACCCGTTACCATATCGAGCTTAATGCTCTTAAGCGAATCGCTTTATGCCGTCTTTATGGCTATATTTATTTATTTTTTCCTAAAATTCCTTAAAGGACAAAAAATACATTTGCTTGCGGTATCGGCGGTAATACTTGCCGCGGCCACTTATATAAGGCCGATAAGCTACTATCTGGGTATTTGCATTGCCATAGGAGTAATACTTGCGTTTTTCCGCGGCGCGCCTAAACGGGCCTTATGGTACGGCTTTATATTCCTTTTTATTTTCTACGCATTAGTAGGGGCATGGAATTGTAGAAATTATTTTAAAGTGGGGAGAGCGGATTTCACTACCATAGACAATATAGACCTGCGGGATATGGGCCTTCTGCACAGATATACGCGGCAAAGTGAAGCGGTGCGTTCCGAAACCGGGCCCCTTCTATTTTATATAAAAAATACCACTAAATCATTTACAAACTTTATGACGAGGCCGGGAACACTGAAATATCTTAGAAACATACCCCTTAAAGTCGCTTCAAAAATATTCGGCTATCCGTGGATAATAGCATTAATAATAGGATTATTTTTTGCCCGATATAACAATCTTCCGAAGGTATTTCTACTTCTTACAATCATATACTTTATCGTCGTCTCGGTGGTAGGCGTGGGCCTCTGCAACGGCTCAAGGTTCAGGGTCCCCATCATGCCCCTAATCTCCATCCTCGCCGCCAGCGGATGGATAGCTATATATTCAAAGATTAAAAAATGGGGGCAGCGGTAG
- a CDS encoding glycosyltransferase family 2 protein: protein MFADKKIVVVMPAYNAERTLDKTYKEIPKEVVDEVLLVDDRSCDSTVLKAKELGIATYIHDINKGYGGNQKTCYREALKSGADIVIMLHPDYQYPPKLIPTLAGLLTSGMFDVALGSRILGGMALKGGMPLYKYISNRALTFFDNLITGQKLSEYHTGYRAFTREILLDLPLLENSDDFIFDNEMLMQAAYFGYRIGEVTCPTNYNKEASSISFGRSVVYGIGILLIGVKFILQKMKLAKFSIFNPHGKKIKI from the coding sequence ATGTTTGCTGATAAGAAGATCGTAGTCGTTATGCCCGCATATAATGCGGAAAGGACCTTGGATAAGACCTATAAGGAGATCCCTAAAGAGGTAGTTGATGAGGTCCTTTTGGTTGACGATAGGAGCTGTGATTCCACGGTTCTTAAGGCAAAAGAATTAGGTATAGCGACTTATATACACGATATCAATAAAGGCTACGGCGGTAATCAGAAGACCTGTTACAGAGAGGCGTTAAAAAGCGGGGCGGATATCGTCATTATGCTTCACCCCGATTATCAGTATCCGCCAAAATTGATACCGACCCTGGCGGGGCTATTGACATCGGGTATGTTTGACGTAGCGCTTGGTTCGCGCATATTGGGCGGGATGGCGCTAAAAGGCGGTATGCCGCTGTATAAATATATATCAAACCGCGCGTTGACATTTTTTGATAATTTAATAACCGGCCAGAAGCTTTCCGAATACCACACGGGCTACAGGGCGTTTACGAGAGAAATACTGCTCGATCTGCCGCTATTGGAAAATTCAGACGATTTTATTTTCGATAACGAAATGTTGATGCAGGCGGCATATTTCGGATACCGGATAGGCGAAGTCACTTGTCCGACGAATTATAACAAAGAGGCATCATCCATATCGTTTGGCCGCTCCGTCGTATACGGTATTGGAATATTACTGATCGGGGTGAAATTTATACTACAGAAGATGAAGCTCGCGAAGTTCAGCATATTTAATCCCCATGGAAAGAAGATAAAAATATGA
- a CDS encoding DegT/DnrJ/EryC1/StrS family aminotransferase: MITMFKPYVSEKVAPALTEILKTSWIGQGPHVDKVEEKFEKMFDTFGALTLNSCTSALHLALILSDLGEGDEVITTPMTCSATNMPILYEKARPVFADIQKSSLNIDPKDIKKKLTSKTKAIMVVHWGGEPCDMDEILAIAKEAKVPVIEDAAHALGAKYKAKYIGAVSDFTCFSFQAIKQITTVDGGILTCKDDAHYKRGKLLRWYGIDRDFKGDIYWKFKVEEAGFKYHMNDVTATMLSIQLDDLEKVNSRRREIVKRYREALKDVKGLTLLEKKPDRESGNWLFTTLVERRDDFTKMLKASDIETHMVHVRCDVYPIFGGKRLDLPAMNEVEPKYVSIPLHQGLTDDDVDKVVKTIKKGW, from the coding sequence ATGATAACGATGTTTAAACCCTATGTTTCCGAGAAAGTCGCGCCCGCTCTTACCGAGATACTTAAGACGAGTTGGATAGGGCAAGGGCCTCACGTTGATAAGGTGGAGGAGAAGTTTGAAAAGATGTTCGATACATTCGGCGCCCTGACTTTGAATTCATGCACTTCGGCCCTGCACCTTGCGCTTATTCTTTCCGATCTGGGAGAAGGCGACGAAGTGATAACAACCCCCATGACCTGCTCGGCGACGAATATGCCGATACTCTACGAAAAGGCCAGACCCGTTTTCGCGGATATACAAAAGTCATCGCTTAATATCGATCCTAAAGACATAAAAAAGAAACTTACCTCGAAGACAAAAGCCATTATGGTGGTGCATTGGGGCGGTGAGCCGTGCGATATGGACGAGATATTGGCTATAGCGAAAGAAGCGAAAGTCCCGGTCATAGAGGATGCCGCACATGCTTTGGGCGCAAAGTATAAGGCGAAATACATAGGGGCGGTAAGCGATTTTACGTGTTTCTCTTTTCAGGCGATAAAGCAGATCACAACGGTGGACGGCGGTATTTTGACCTGCAAAGACGATGCTCACTACAAGCGCGGAAAACTACTACGCTGGTACGGCATAGACAGGGACTTCAAGGGCGACATATACTGGAAATTTAAAGTGGAGGAAGCGGGGTTTAAGTACCATATGAATGACGTTACCGCTACGATGCTTTCCATACAGCTGGATGACCTTGAGAAGGTAAATTCGAGAAGGCGGGAGATAGTAAAACGTTATCGCGAGGCACTAAAAGATGTGAAAGGCCTGACATTGCTTGAAAAGAAGCCCGACAGAGAAAGCGGCAACTGGCTCTTTACAACTTTAGTGGAACGCCGCGACGATTTTACAAAAATGCTGAAAGCAAGCGACATAGAGACACATATGGTTCACGTAAGATGTGACGTCTATCCTATTTTCGGCGGCAAGCGATTAGATCTTCCGGCCATGAATGAAGTGGAGCCGAAATACGTATCAATACCCCTTCATCAGGGGCTTACCGACGATGATGTAGATAAAGTGGTAAAGACGATAAAGAAGGGCTGGTAG
- a CDS encoding glycosyltransferase family 2 protein — translation MRCDIVIPVWNMKELTQQCVNSVIRHTDFPYRLIIVDNASNEETKAYLEDLAKRKDVEVRLIRNEENLGNSKGANQGIRSSDAEYVCILDNDTIVTDHWLSEMVKIAESDEKIAVVNPLSNYGAKKPLGRSWDDVAAEAYQKGNGKYLETAAAIGFCFLIKRKVINDIGVWSEGYGPGYFEDTEYSVRAIRRGYKIAIAQGAYVVHLEHSSFKRTGFFDELFQKNQKLFYDEFGKSKRFLYILTGSEKTLGLDKNAYRNAQERNWIWVFMQKGANINLPVHAYIKLFYLNKPFFRTNCIFRILKRKKKFDAIYSDSLPIAETLRSLKNLHGAEVVYPAL, via the coding sequence ATGCGCTGCGATATAGTCATACCGGTCTGGAACATGAAGGAGCTTACCCAGCAGTGCGTAAATAGCGTCATACGCCACACGGATTTTCCTTACCGGCTTATAATAGTGGACAATGCCAGCAACGAAGAGACAAAGGCCTACTTGGAGGATCTGGCTAAAAGAAAAGACGTAGAAGTTCGGCTTATCCGTAATGAAGAAAACCTTGGTAATTCCAAAGGCGCCAATCAGGGTATCCGCTCCTCCGATGCCGAATATGTATGCATATTAGATAATGACACTATAGTGACGGACCATTGGCTTTCGGAAATGGTCAAGATAGCAGAGTCGGATGAAAAGATCGCGGTCGTTAATCCCTTAAGCAATTACGGCGCTAAAAAGCCGCTTGGCAGGTCATGGGATGATGTCGCGGCCGAAGCATATCAAAAGGGAAACGGGAAGTATCTGGAGACGGCGGCCGCGATAGGATTTTGTTTTCTTATAAAGAGAAAAGTCATAAACGATATAGGCGTTTGGTCTGAAGGTTACGGCCCCGGGTATTTTGAGGATACGGAATATTCTGTAAGGGCCATAAGGCGCGGGTACAAAATAGCGATAGCGCAAGGCGCTTATGTTGTTCATCTGGAACACTCCTCTTTTAAGCGGACCGGATTTTTCGACGAACTTTTCCAGAAGAACCAGAAGCTATTTTACGACGAATTTGGCAAATCCAAAAGGTTTCTTTATATACTTACGGGAAGCGAAAAGACCCTCGGCCTCGATAAAAACGCTTATCGGAACGCGCAGGAGAGAAACTGGATATGGGTCTTTATGCAAAAAGGCGCAAATATAAACTTACCGGTCCATGCGTATATAAAGTTGTTCTACCTAAATAAGCCGTTTTTCAGGACAAATTGCATTTTCAGGATACTAAAGAGAAAGAAGAAGTTCGACGCTATATATAGCGACTCCCTCCCAATTGCTGAGACATTGAGATCGCTTAAGAATCTGCATGGGGCAGAAGTAGTTTACCCCGCATTGTAA
- a CDS encoding UDP-glucose/GDP-mannose dehydrogenase family protein, whose protein sequence is MKIGVVGAGYVGLVTAACFADLGNDVVCMDISEEKIKSLKKGIIPIYEPKLEGIVKDGLREGRLTFTTDIAALVKKTEIIFIAVGTPPKENGDADLSHIEDVSRKIAACMSAYRLIVEKSTVPVHTGKRIEEIITANNKKKIKFDVASNPEFLREGQAIDDFMHPDRIVLGVRTEKAKRTLTDLYSALKAPMVVTDIESAELIKHASNSFLATKISFINSCSNICEKSGANILDVARGMGMDKRIGEKFLNAGAGFGGSCFPKDLDAFISISEKLGYDFGILREVKRVNEEQKILFAKKIKRALGTLKAKTISILGLSFKPDTDDMRCAPSIDIINMLKKDGAKIRAFDPKAMENAKKLINGVIFCNDAYSTVKGADALVIITDWNEFKEMDLAKVKKLMNKPVIIDGRNIYNPDMVKRLGFKYVGVGRL, encoded by the coding sequence ATGAAGATAGGAGTGGTAGGCGCGGGATATGTAGGACTTGTTACGGCGGCTTGCTTCGCCGATTTAGGCAACGACGTCGTATGCATGGATATAAGCGAAGAAAAGATAAAATCCTTAAAGAAGGGCATTATACCCATTTACGAACCGAAATTGGAAGGCATTGTAAAAGACGGCCTGAGGGAAGGCCGGCTTACTTTTACTACAGATATAGCCGCGCTTGTAAAAAAGACAGAGATAATATTTATAGCCGTAGGCACTCCGCCTAAAGAAAACGGCGACGCGGACCTCTCGCACATAGAAGACGTTTCGCGGAAAATCGCCGCTTGCATGAGCGCTTACAGGCTTATTGTGGAAAAGAGCACCGTTCCCGTCCATACAGGAAAGAGAATAGAAGAGATCATTACAGCCAACAATAAGAAAAAGATAAAATTTGATGTCGCCTCAAACCCTGAATTTTTAAGGGAAGGCCAGGCAATAGATGATTTTATGCATCCCGATAGAATTGTCCTTGGCGTCAGGACCGAAAAGGCAAAACGCACGCTTACCGATTTATACTCAGCACTTAAAGCGCCGATGGTTGTGACGGATATAGAGAGCGCCGAGCTGATAAAGCACGCCTCCAATTCATTTTTAGCGACTAAAATATCCTTTATAAATTCGTGCAGTAATATATGCGAGAAGAGCGGAGCCAACATATTGGATGTTGCGCGCGGCATGGGCATGGACAAACGTATAGGCGAGAAATTTCTTAATGCCGGCGCCGGTTTCGGCGGTTCCTGCTTTCCAAAGGACCTCGACGCGTTTATCAGTATATCCGAAAAACTGGGATATGATTTTGGTATATTGCGAGAGGTAAAAAGAGTCAATGAAGAGCAAAAGATACTTTTCGCGAAAAAGATAAAACGCGCATTAGGTACCCTGAAGGCTAAAACCATCAGCATACTGGGCCTCTCTTTTAAGCCCGACACAGACGATATGAGGTGCGCGCCTTCCATTGATATAATAAATATGCTGAAGAAAGACGGGGCGAAGATAAGGGCATTTGACCCCAAGGCAATGGAGAATGCCAAAAAGCTTATCAATGGCGTAATCTTTTGCAATGACGCCTACAGTACCGTAAAAGGCGCTGACGCGCTCGTCATAATTACAGATTGGAATGAGTTTAAAGAGATGGACCTTGCGAAAGTCAAGAAGCTGATGAATAAACCGGTTATAATAGACGGCAGGAACATATACAATCCCGATATGGTTAAAAGATTGGGCTTCAAATATGTAGGAGTGGGGCGATTATGA
- a CDS encoding dTDP-4-dehydrorhamnose 3,5-epimerase family protein, giving the protein MIDGVKVKKLKVNVDDRGRLMEILRADEDIFQKFGQVYITTAYPGVVKAWHHHKIQTDNFTCVNGKMKLALYDARPDSKTYKEVNEFVISLDDPMLVQIPPSVYHGFKCVGSGEALVINMVTEPYNHKDPDEYRTDAYDNDIPYDWRK; this is encoded by the coding sequence ATGATAGACGGCGTAAAGGTAAAAAAACTTAAGGTGAATGTGGATGATAGAGGCCGGCTTATGGAAATATTGAGGGCCGACGAGGACATCTTTCAGAAGTTCGGCCAGGTTTATATAACGACGGCCTATCCCGGCGTAGTAAAGGCGTGGCATCACCATAAAATTCAGACGGACAATTTTACCTGTGTAAACGGGAAAATGAAGCTTGCGCTCTACGACGCGAGGCCCGATTCGAAGACTTACAAGGAAGTGAATGAATTCGTAATAAGCCTTGATGACCCCATGTTGGTCCAGATCCCGCCTTCGGTGTATCATGGTTTTAAATGCGTAGGCAGCGGAGAAGCGTTGGTTATAAATATGGTGACAGAGCCGTATAATCACAAGGATCCGGATGAATACAGGACGGATGCGTACGATAATGATATTCCGTACGATTGGAGGAAATAA
- a CDS encoding NTP transferase domain-containing protein, translating to MKGVILAGGLGTRLKPLTKITNKHLLPIYSKPMIYYPIETLVEAGIKDILLVTGGNHAGEFLRLLGNGHHFGLKHINYTYQEGEGGIADALKLAEHFADGEKIVVILGDNIVEKSIKKYVDNFAKQEYGARILIKKVDDPWRFGVAQIKDKKIVSIKEKPKNPKSKYVVAGIYMYDSKVFEITKHLKPSKRNELEITDVNNAYLKLGELHYDILDGWWTDSGTFDSLLKANDLVAKKEKRRGN from the coding sequence ATGAAAGGCGTGATATTGGCAGGTGGATTGGGGACGCGTCTCAAGCCCCTTACTAAGATAACAAATAAGCACCTTCTTCCCATATACTCAAAACCGATGATCTATTATCCCATAGAGACTCTTGTGGAGGCCGGCATAAAGGATATACTGCTTGTGACCGGAGGAAATCACGCCGGGGAATTTTTAAGGCTTTTGGGCAACGGCCATCATTTCGGGTTAAAGCATATAAATTACACTTACCAGGAAGGGGAAGGCGGAATCGCCGATGCCCTTAAACTGGCGGAACATTTTGCCGACGGCGAGAAAATTGTGGTCATACTCGGAGATAATATAGTAGAGAAGTCCATAAAGAAATACGTGGACAATTTCGCAAAGCAGGAATACGGCGCCAGGATACTTATCAAGAAAGTGGATGACCCGTGGCGGTTCGGCGTGGCCCAAATAAAGGATAAAAAGATAGTATCCATTAAAGAAAAGCCGAAAAATCCAAAGTCAAAGTATGTAGTGGCGGGGATATATATGTACGATTCCAAGGTCTTCGAGATAACAAAACACCTTAAGCCGTCAAAGAGGAATGAGCTTGAGATCACTGATGTGAATAACGCGTACCTCAAACTGGGCGAGCTTCATTACGATATATTAGACGGCTGGTGGACCGATTCCGGCACGTTTGACTCGCTGCTTAAAGCAAATGATCTTGTTGCGAAAAAAGAGAAGAGAAGGGGTAATTGA
- the rfbB gene encoding dTDP-glucose 4,6-dehydratase, with amino-acid sequence MKILVTGGAGFIGSNFIRHMLKKYPDYHITNLDKLTYCGNIENLADIKDNPRYKSIKGDIADAGTVNEAIKECDAVVNFAAESHVDRSIKDPNRFVKTNVHGTLTLLKCARELGVSKFVQIGTDEVYGSIERGSFTEHSNLNPRSPYSASKAGADLLALSFYSTYVLPVVVTRSSNNFGPYQYPEKIIPLFITNALDNKKLPVYGDGMNVRDWLYVMDNCEAIDVVLHKGTVGEVYNVSGSAEICNIDLTHKILDYLKKPHDLIEFVEDRPGHDRRYSLESAKIKGLGWQPKHDFEDALKSTIDWYTDNRKWWEPLKKKRAEVKCGS; translated from the coding sequence ATGAAGATCCTTGTTACCGGCGGCGCCGGTTTTATCGGCTCCAATTTTATAAGGCATATGCTGAAGAAATATCCGGATTACCATATCACAAACCTTGATAAGCTTACTTATTGCGGGAATATTGAGAATTTAGCCGATATAAAGGATAACCCGCGTTATAAATCGATAAAAGGCGATATCGCCGACGCGGGGACAGTGAACGAAGCCATAAAAGAGTGCGATGCAGTAGTAAACTTTGCCGCAGAAAGCCACGTGGACCGGTCTATTAAAGACCCTAACCGCTTCGTGAAGACTAATGTCCACGGCACTTTGACACTTTTAAAATGCGCGAGAGAACTGGGCGTCTCCAAATTTGTCCAGATAGGTACCGACGAAGTATACGGCAGCATAGAGCGAGGCAGTTTTACCGAGCACAGCAACCTCAACCCTCGAAGCCCATATTCGGCAAGCAAGGCAGGGGCGGATCTCCTGGCGCTTTCGTTTTATTCTACATACGTACTTCCCGTAGTGGTAACCCGAAGTTCCAATAATTTCGGGCCGTATCAATATCCGGAAAAGATAATACCGCTTTTTATAACCAACGCGTTGGACAACAAAAAACTTCCTGTTTACGGCGACGGCATGAATGTGAGAGACTGGTTGTACGTAATGGATAACTGCGAGGCGATCGATGTAGTGCTTCATAAGGGCACAGTAGGGGAGGTTTATAACGTCTCGGGCAGCGCCGAAATATGCAACATAGACCTGACGCATAAGATACTGGATTATCTTAAAAAACCGCACGACTTGATAGAATTTGTGGAAGACCGCCCCGGCCACGACAGGAGATATTCGCTCGAAAGCGCCAAAATAAAGGGCCTTGGGTGGCAGCCTAAACATGATTTTGAAGACGCGTTAAAGAGCACCATAGACTGGTATACGGATAACAGGAAATGGTGGGAGCCGCTTAAGAAGAAACGCGCTGAAGTCAAGTGCGGGTCGTGA
- the rfbD gene encoding dTDP-4-dehydrorhamnose reductase yields the protein MDKKRVLVTGSNGMLGMDMVSFIGDLYDVYRTDLEEKKNFRHDGKRFSKCDITDGPTTIRMIKEAKPEVIIHTAAWTDVDGCELDQEKTMKINAEGTHNVALGAKEVNSILIYISSDFVFDGDKTSPYKEDDMPHPVNTYGLSKLKGETFIRKELDKYFIVRTSWLFGKYGKNFVDIVLDKAERKEELKIVVDQFGSPTYTLDLCNALIKLMAVPTEGHTAGGVYHFSNSGSCSWYKYAEEILRLGRKQDAKITPITSLELDRPATRPKVSILDIDKYAAFAGKTPRSWEAALEEYLLVDLKKEAKDHVQNFKK from the coding sequence ATGGACAAAAAAAGAGTTCTTGTTACGGGTTCTAACGGAATGTTGGGCATGGATATGGTCTCTTTCATAGGTGATCTCTACGATGTCTACCGCACTGATCTTGAAGAGAAGAAAAATTTTCGGCATGACGGAAAGAGATTTTCAAAATGCGATATAACCGACGGGCCCACTACTATCCGTATGATAAAAGAGGCGAAGCCGGAGGTTATAATCCACACAGCGGCCTGGACCGATGTCGACGGCTGCGAGCTTGACCAGGAAAAGACGATGAAGATAAATGCCGAGGGTACTCACAATGTGGCACTGGGCGCAAAAGAAGTAAACAGTATCCTTATTTATATAAGCAGCGATTTTGTTTTTGACGGAGATAAGACGAGCCCCTACAAGGAAGACGATATGCCGCACCCCGTAAATACCTACGGATTATCCAAGTTAAAAGGCGAGACCTTTATAAGAAAAGAGCTTGATAAGTACTTTATAGTGAGGACCAGCTGGCTTTTCGGAAAATACGGGAAAAATTTTGTAGATATTGTACTGGACAAAGCAGAGAGAAAGGAAGAACTCAAAATCGTCGTGGACCAATTTGGCTCGCCCACTTATACGCTGGATCTATGCAATGCCCTTATTAAGTTGATGGCTGTGCCTACCGAAGGCCATACTGCCGGAGGAGTGTACCATTTTTCAAATAGCGGCAGCTGCTCGTGGTATAAATATGCCGAGGAGATTTTACGGCTCGGAAGAAAGCAAGATGCAAAGATAACGCCGATCACCTCGTTAGAGCTTGACAGGCCCGCAACAAGGCCCAAGGTGTCGATATTGGACATAGATAAATATGCCGCGTTTGCAGGCAAGACCCCCAGAAGCTGGGAGGCCGCTTTAGAAGAGTATCTTTTGGTAGATTTAAAGAAAGAGGCAAAAGACCATGTACAAAATTTTAAAAAATAA
- a CDS encoding nucleotide sugar dehydrogenase, translating into MYKILKNKIENKTAKIGIVGLGYVGLPLAVAFAEEGFEVFGIDTGPKKVSSIKKGESYIIDVPSEKVERLVSSGLLNATDDYKVVKKLDAVVICVPTPLGKTREPDVSFIVSAIAGIIKNRRKNQLYILESTTYPGTTEEILLPKFKEKNYKIDRDFLLAFSPERVDPSNRIYTTNNIPKVVGGVTRDSTQAAKLLYNQIVDEVIPVSSSKVAEMTKLLENTFRSVNIGLVNELARMCERMHINVWEVINAAKTKPFGFMPFYPGPGIGGHCINIDPLYLSWKAKLYGFDAKFIELADHVNSDMPRYVVQCVMNALNDRGKAVMGSKVLVLGVAYKKDVDDLRESPSLEIMKIFLEKGAIVTYSDPHASRIMLDSKPFKSAPLQGGFIRKQDCVVLATDHTSFDYKKIQHNAKLVFDTRNAFAARGIKEKNILVL; encoded by the coding sequence ATGTACAAAATTTTAAAAAATAAAATAGAAAATAAGACGGCAAAAATAGGTATTGTGGGATTGGGTTATGTCGGGCTGCCTCTCGCGGTGGCCTTTGCCGAAGAAGGATTCGAGGTCTTCGGGATAGACACCGGCCCAAAGAAGGTGAGTTCTATAAAAAAAGGAGAGTCTTATATAATAGACGTGCCCTCGGAAAAGGTTGAGAGGCTTGTGTCGAGCGGGCTTTTAAATGCTACCGACGATTATAAGGTGGTAAAAAAGCTGGACGCCGTAGTGATATGCGTGCCCACACCTCTCGGAAAGACCAGAGAACCCGACGTATCGTTTATAGTCTCGGCTATCGCGGGGATAATCAAAAATAGGCGCAAAAATCAACTTTACATATTGGAGAGCACAACTTATCCCGGGACGACCGAGGAAATATTGCTGCCTAAATTTAAAGAGAAAAATTATAAAATTGACCGCGATTTTCTTTTGGCGTTTTCTCCGGAAAGAGTAGATCCCAGCAATCGAATATACACCACAAACAATATCCCTAAAGTAGTCGGCGGCGTGACAAGGGATTCAACTCAAGCCGCAAAGCTCCTTTATAATCAGATAGTGGACGAGGTGATACCTGTCTCTTCCAGCAAAGTAGCGGAGATGACAAAACTTCTTGAGAATACATTCAGAAGCGTTAACATAGGCCTGGTCAACGAACTCGCCCGGATGTGCGAAAGGATGCATATAAATGTGTGGGAGGTTATAAATGCGGCAAAGACAAAACCTTTCGGCTTTATGCCTTTTTATCCCGGGCCCGGTATCGGCGGCCATTGTATTAATATTGATCCCCTCTATCTTTCGTGGAAGGCAAAGCTTTACGGTTTTGACGCTAAGTTTATAGAGCTGGCGGATCATGTGAACTCAGATATGCCACGGTATGTCGTGCAGTGCGTTATGAACGCGCTTAACGATCGAGGAAAAGCGGTCATGGGGAGTAAAGTGCTGGTTTTGGGCGTTGCCTACAAAAAAGATGTGGATGATTTGAGGGAATCGCCGTCTCTCGAAATAATGAAGATCTTTTTGGAAAAAGGCGCTATCGTCACGTATTCGGATCCGCACGCCTCGCGTATCATGCTGGATTCAAAACCGTTTAAGTCAGCGCCACTACAAGGCGGATTTATTAGAAAACAAGATTGTGTCGTACTCGCTACAGACCACACAAGCTTTGATTACAAAAAGATACAGCATAACGCAAAACTTGTATTTGACACAAGAAATGCCTTTGCGGCAAGAGGCATAAAGGAAAAAAATATATTGGTACTTTAG